In Luteitalea sp. TBR-22, one genomic interval encodes:
- the hemN gene encoding oxygen-independent coproporphyrinogen III oxidase: MPGLIQHGVSSLSTPGTLPVPGDLDGQAVTLDLLRRYDRPGPRYTSYPTAVEFHEGFGADAYATHLARAAAQPDAPLSLYVHLPFCESRCAFCGCSVIVTKKRHVAEQYLGYLVREIGMVAAALRGRRRVVQYHWGGGTPSYLLPSQMRVLHEAVREHFDLDLSGELALEVDPRVTSFEQLETLRALGFNRLSLGVQDFDPGVQEAVNRIQGVEATRALVERARDLGFGSINVDLIYGLPRQELDSFARTVDTVIGLRPDRVAAYSFAHVPWIRAHQKLLKVEELPSADRKLQLFVDARARFLAAGYVPIGMDHFALPGDELAHAAAAGRLHRNFMGYTTRPAADMIGLGVSAIGDVAGAFAQNTKKLSAYYAAITEGRFPVERGYALDEDDHLRRHVVTQLMCNLHLDTREVERRFGVDFDGYFARERGELAEGPMAHGFLVDEGGRLRVTPRGRLFVRNICMIFDRHLREKRAATPVFSRTV; encoded by the coding sequence GTGCCAGGCCTGATCCAGCACGGTGTCTCCTCCCTGTCCACGCCGGGCACGCTCCCCGTGCCCGGCGACCTCGATGGACAGGCCGTCACGCTCGACCTCCTTCGTCGGTACGACCGACCGGGGCCCCGGTACACGTCGTACCCGACGGCGGTCGAGTTCCACGAAGGCTTCGGCGCCGACGCCTACGCCACGCACCTGGCGCGCGCCGCGGCGCAGCCCGACGCGCCGCTCTCGCTGTACGTGCACCTGCCGTTCTGCGAGTCGCGCTGTGCGTTCTGCGGCTGCTCGGTGATCGTCACCAAGAAGCGCCACGTCGCCGAGCAGTACCTCGGGTACCTGGTGCGCGAGATCGGGATGGTCGCGGCCGCTCTGCGCGGCCGTCGTCGCGTCGTGCAGTACCACTGGGGCGGCGGCACGCCGAGCTACCTGTTGCCCTCGCAGATGCGCGTCCTGCACGAGGCCGTCCGCGAGCACTTCGACCTGGACCTGTCGGGGGAGCTCGCCCTCGAGGTCGACCCGCGCGTCACCTCCTTCGAGCAGCTCGAGACCCTGCGGGCCCTCGGCTTCAACCGCCTGTCGCTCGGCGTCCAGGACTTCGACCCGGGCGTGCAGGAAGCGGTCAACCGCATCCAGGGCGTCGAGGCGACTCGCGCGTTGGTCGAGCGCGCCCGTGACCTCGGGTTCGGCTCGATCAACGTCGATCTGATCTACGGCCTGCCGAGGCAGGAACTCGATTCGTTCGCGCGCACGGTGGACACCGTCATCGGCCTGCGTCCCGACCGCGTGGCGGCGTACTCGTTCGCGCACGTGCCGTGGATTCGCGCCCACCAGAAGCTGCTCAAGGTGGAGGAGCTGCCCTCGGCCGACCGCAAGCTGCAGTTGTTCGTCGACGCGCGCGCCCGCTTCCTCGCGGCCGGGTACGTGCCGATCGGCATGGACCACTTCGCGCTGCCCGGCGACGAACTCGCGCATGCCGCGGCGGCCGGCCGGCTGCACCGCAACTTCATGGGCTACACGACCCGCCCGGCGGCCGACATGATCGGCCTGGGCGTGTCGGCCATCGGCGACGTGGCCGGGGCGTTCGCCCAGAACACCAAGAAGCTCAGTGCCTACTACGCGGCCATCACCGAGGGGCGCTTCCCGGTCGAGCGCGGCTACGCCCTCGACGAGGACGACCATCTCCGTCGCCACGTGGTCACGCAGCTGATGTGCAACCTGCACCTCGACACCCGAGAGGTGGAGCGTCGCTTCGGCGTCGACTTCGACGGGTACTTCGCCAGGGAACGCGGCGAGCTGGCCGAGGGCCCGATGGCCCACGGCTTCCTCGTCGACGAGGGAGGGCGTCTGCGCGTCACGCCGCGGGGCCGCCTGTTCGTCCGCAACATCTGCATGATCTTCGACCGGCACCTGCGCGAGAAGCGCGCCGCCACGCCGGTCTTCTCCAGGACCGTCTAG